Genomic window (Pyrus communis chromosome 13, drPyrComm1.1, whole genome shotgun sequence):
TTACTCTAGCATTATACATgtattagggttagggttttaatCACATATGGGTTAATTGCAGGATGAACAGAAGGAGCAACCAACCACTGTTACAGATGCACCAGAAAATTCAGAGCCAGCTCCTTCATCACCTTTACCTCCTCCTTCTCCCAAGGTAATTAACTACTCCTTATGCCGGGAAGCTTTCTTTTGTCAAACTTACATTGTGCAACTCTCAAATTTAACCACACATTTAGCACTAATTAGAGTTGAAATTCAGAGTCTCGCAACATAAACATTTTAATTATGTGTTACGAAACAGTTCGATGAGAGAACATATGACAAGCGAAGCTATATGTATCTCGACCACATCGTGCacaacataaaagaaaatatgaaaattatagCTCCACCactcatttttataaaattctaactccaccactcattcttataaaatttcaaaactatAAGCTCATGAAGATACATAGATTCTCATGGGATGCATGACAAGCATGTGACGTGTAAATATTTCTCTGTGTGTGCAGGTCAGCCCGAAGTTTTCAAACGTGCTTGCATTTAGTGGGCCAGCACCGGAGAGAATCAACGGCAGGCTAGCAATGGTGGGATTTGTTGCAGCTCTAGCAGCAGAGCTATCCAAGGGCCAAGGTGTGTTTGCTCAGATATCCAAAGGTTCAGGGATCCCATTGTTCCTCGGCACCAGCATTTTGCTGTTGGTGGCATCCTTGGTTCCTCTATTCAAAGGGGTGAGTGTGGAGTCCAAATCAGAGGGGCTCCTGACTTTAGATGCTGAGTTGTGAAATCGAAGGCTGGCAATGTTAGGACTAGTAGCCTTGGCCTTCGCTGAGTATGTGAAGGGTGGGACCCTAGTGTAGACTAATATCTCAAAAGAAAAGAGTGAATCCATTTTCATTCTACGTAATATTAAGTGATATGAGTATACTATTAGATGATTTGCAGTCTTGTACAAATTAAAATCATAATGAAAATCAATTCAAGTTATCTAATGCTCGTCATATATTGTAAttacaatttataaaataatgtaaatatataaaatgtcaCATTTACATACTCCACAATCCCAAAATATATGACTATCGCTagtgagatcaaatttttaaatcaaataatatgtcATCAATAAGAGATAAACATGTTAACCGATAGTTAATAATCGaatcatctacaaccacatAACCCacaatatataaatgtatgtatattttccttttctttcataGTATTTTTCTGAGGTGAACTATGGTTTTGAATGCAAGTAAACTTTTTTGCATGTGATCCAATATCCTAATAGATAGGGTGTTGGGTTTTTACCCATGCGTTCCGAGTTCAAAACTCTTCatttcctaaattattgtaatacttTCTAACTCTTCCcacttgtcacatcccgccctggggcggatcactttccggacccgctccaccaccgtagcacgatattgtccgctttgggcttaccattccctcacggttttgttttttgggaactcacgagcaactttccagtgggtcacccatcatgggattgctctagcccccttctcgcttaacttcggagttcctacggaatccaaagccagtgagctcccaaaaggtctcgtcctaggtagggatgagaatatagatataaggatcactcccctgagcgatgtgggatgtcacaccactcttcctaaaaataataaattaaaataataataataataagaaaagaaTGCAATGATAATTGTACAATAGTTCCTTAAATATTTAACATTTAACCTTGAATAGtagaataattaatttaaacttGTAAGCTGCCCACCAAAGTAAATATTAACcatcaataataaataaaaattttcaatcaacacttaagtaataattcgaTCATCAATAATCACGTCATATGATCCACTACATATGATTTAAATAAATAGTCTCTCTAACACCATATTTTATTCATTATTAGAATGTTAAGGTCtacgtttgaccaaaaaaaaattgaccaacAAAAAGGAGTGTTAAATTCTACGATTACTTTTAAGATCCAACTGCAAGAACCTAAATATGTTAACTAgtcaaattgaaattaaatgaattaaatCAAAAGTTGTGCTAGTATCAATTGTAAATGAGCACATAATAATATATTGACTATTGATATGCATGGGACGCTTGTGAGTGTGATGTTATGTCAACTATTGATGGTTTGTCCATGACTTGCGTAGGACCCAAACAATCGATCGCTAAAACTACATGACACACTCACGAATTAGTGCTAACATCTTCCGTCAATGAGATTAAATATTAGcaattgtgattgtgtaaataaAAGTTGTTTTTCTTAAACCACGATTTTATACTTCAATCAAAACTAAGGGGCGTACATTCATTTGGAATTTTAAAGGTGAGTGaatttcttcaaaattttaGAGGTAGAAGGCATGATTTGTTTAACACATTATGAAATTCTCTCAAAACCATCAAAATTCTTCACTTTATAAAATTCTTTAAAggagaaattttaaaatgttataagaaCTCATATACTTTTATCAATTTGTCATAtaatctaaaattttaaacaatttattatataaacttTCTGaattcattaatttgtcatatgCCCTTAACTCCGTAAGAGTTTACATTCAAAATAAAGCATGTACTTTGCACATGACTtgtgtttaaaaatattaaGGACTTTCAACTCTTCACTCTCCTTCTAAAAAGTATTCTTCGCGGAAACAAAAATTTAGAGTTCTATAAACTAAAAAACGAAAATGTTTAGGCaatgaaataatatttttttattctaaaacaaaaaccaaacttAGTATAACGACATGGCATAATTATGATCGAGTTTCTCTCCAACAGTATAGTCCTCAAAATATATACCACATGTTCTTGTAGTATAATTGTCCTCTAAAACAATGGTAAATATCAACTTACATTATTTTTACTAAGTTATTCCTTATGgcaaacaataaaatgaaaatgaggTCAAATGTTTGAAATAATCCTAAACACAggtgaagtgttttggatgaaaaacttaATAGTATTAAGATGAGATaataaattaatgattttggaaagttgatatgacaaattgaaaaatatgtatAGATTCATACGacatttcacaaaattaattttatacatggtagaaatatatatgaaaacaaaatttgatggcttgagatgatatttttttagtgtcaataataatttttatatagtaaatgttttttttaagagagaaaaaaaaacacctttCACTGGTTAGTTGATGGTGAAATTTGATTTACCCTTTCTCCCTCTAGTAAGTGCAAGTAACTCTCGTTacgcataaaaaaaaaagaagtgcaAGTAAAGCATAATTCGAGAAAGCGATAGAGAGCGAGATAAAGGCGAGAGCTTTATTCGCCATACCGCTATCTCCcactctccccgagttcttcgCTAATTCTCTCCGAGCAATTAAAGATGGTAGACTTCGCTAGGGTTCAGAAGGAGCTTCAGGAATGCAGCAGAGACATCGAGCGCTCCGGCATCAAAGTCATCCCCAAAAACGAAGCCACTCTTGCCCGTTTAATCGGAACAATTCCCGGCCCAGTTGGTACTCCTTATGAGGGCGGCACTTTCCAGATCGACATCGCATTGCCAGGTTCAATTCTCAATTGCCCTTTTCACTGTTTGCTGCTGTTTTGTATTTGTACTCttaattttgatgtttttttttttctgtttgtttctcgaGAAAAAGGCCAGAAAGTGAATTGGGTTGtgcaaaaattgaaacttttctATGAAAAAAGGTTATGGCAGTGAATATATTGTTGGGTTTAAGTGGGTTTGAATGAAGAAATTTGCtgctaaagaaaaaaattaaaaagatgttaATTTGTAATATATGGGTTGTTTAATTTGGAGGGAAGTAAGCGTGTGAGTATTAATTTGTTGAAATTACACTTCCTTTTCTTGTTCTTGTGGGTTCGGACCCTGTGCTGTTAGATAATTTGGTTTGGGTAGCTTTTGATTGCATTaatatgcaaaaataaatagtttagcTAATAGCTGGTTGCTTGTAAACATGGGTTTCGATTCGTAACGAATGAGAAAGGAATATGCTAAAATTAGTACTAACACGGCTGTCAACTGTCGGATTTCTTCGTGCAGATGCGTACCCTTTTGAGCCTCCCAAAATGCAGTTTACGACCAAAGTTTGGTAGGGCGAATTTATGTTCACATCTCTTCCTctggtttcttttctttctattctGGTTGTTCATTGACCACACAGTGCACACACTGAGTACTATGAGATGTCCTACATAGCCGTTTAGGTCATATTGCATATACGAGTATGCATTCGGAAAATAGACTTTAAATTTCCCGGTTT
Coding sequences:
- the LOC137712013 gene encoding early light-induced protein 1, chloroplastic-like — encoded protein: MAATISMQSIFTSSLAYGVGKSRVNQMIVPANYAPINLRKHAHVRVIATAKDEQKEQPTTVTDAPENSEPAPSSPLPPPSPKVSPKFSNVLAFSGPAPERINGRLAMVGFVAALAAELSKGQGVFAQISKGSGIPLFLGTSILLLVASLVPLFKGVSVESKSEGLLTLDAEL